The following DNA comes from Dehalococcoidia bacterium.
GAGGGGGATGACCAGTTCGTAAATCTCCCCTGGACGCATCAGTTCGGCCGGTCCCCGTTTGCCGTTGCGGTATCGGCACCGCAGAATGGTGTCTGTGAGGAGCAGGGCATACCCCTCCGGGTAACTGGCGCTGGGGGGGTAAACATCTATGAGTTTCACGGTTACATCGGTGTCCACGGCTGTGGAGGAGAACCACAGGCGGGCGGTCATGGGCCCTGTTACCTCCACATCCCGCTCCAGGGGTGGGGTCTGGAACACCAGCACATCCGGGCGGGCCGCCAAAGGCAGGTAGGGGGGCTTACAGCCGTAGAACTGGGGGCCCGTGCGTTGGTCATACCCCCCAGCGGGGGTGATCGGCTCCCGCCGCAGACTACCAGGAATCAGGCGTAGGTCTACTCCCGGAGGTAGAGGCTTGAGGTAGTCCAAGGAGGAAAAGTTGCCCCCAATGGTGGGCACAGGGTCGCGGGGATCAAAGCGGTATGTGGTGCAGGCGCGCTCCTCTTGAGGACGATGAGGGGACAATAAGCCATTAGGATGGAAGTAGAAAGGCGTATACCGCGTGCGGGCGAGGGGCCACTCCTTTTCGGCGCGCCATCGTCCCCCGTGCTCCAGGCGCCCCTCCCGTGTCTTCGTCCCGCTCCCGCCACCCATCACGAAGATCTTCACCGGGGGATCGTCCTCGGCCCCGTTGGAGATGCCTTTCACCCACCGGTCCAACCAGCGCAGGCGAAATGCCTCCACGCTGGGTAAAGCAGCCGCCTCGCCAAACTCCACGTCGCCCGCAAAGGAGACCTCCAACGTCCGCTCCCCGTGCGTCCAAGGGCCCATGATGACCTTGATGGGGCCTTTTTTGGCCTGGGCCAGGGCTTGGTAGGCCTCTAGGGTGGCCCGTGTGTAAGAGTCGTACCACCCGCCCGAAAGGTAAACGGGCACATCGGCGAAAGTCTCCAGGTATTCCTCTATGGCGAAGCCGGGTTGTTTCCAAAACTCGTTGTAGTCGCCCTGGGTATAGATGGCGAAGAGCCACTTTTCATAATTGGGCACCAGGGTAAGGGGGGAGAGACCGGGACGCAAGGGCAGGCGCTGAAGCCAGTCGCGGAAGTCGGCACGGGCCAGGGCTTGGTCTACCCATGCCTGGCTCTTGAGCGCCGTGTTGTGGTTGATGGCGGCGTGCCAGAAGGCCCACGCCATAAAGCGCAGTTCAAAGGCACCGTTGTGGCGCACCGAGGAGGTCCAGGCATTCCACCCCCCCATATTCGGGAGCATGCAGGCCAGCCCCGGCGGGCTCTGGGTGGCCAAGCCCATTTGCGTCCAAGCCATATAGGAGGTGCCGAAGGTGCCGATTTTGCCGTTGCACCAGGGCTGGCGCACCAACCAGGCGAGGGTGTCGTAGCCATCGGCCGCCTCCTGGGCCAGGAAGAACAACTCCCCCTCGGAGGCAAAACACCCCCGACAGTCCTGCAGCACCGCCACGTAGCCCTGCTGGGCGTAGAAGACACCGTGCCGTTCCCGTCGGTCTGGGTCGCTCTTGTTATAGGGGGTGCGCTCCACAACCACAGGCCAGGGGCCTGGGAGGGGCTGACCGTTGCGAGCCGGGAAATAGATATCGCAGGCCAGATGCACCCCATCCCGCATGGGCACCCGCACATTCTGGGCGACGAACACCTCATATTGGGGTGGAGGAACGAACTCCGTCATCGTGCCGGCTCCTTTTGCGTTGACGCAGCGATGCTACTGTATCAGGTTGGCATTGTCCAGGCAACGGGGATGCCCACTATGCTACACTGATTGGGGGAGAGAAACATGCCGGCGCGTGTGTTGAACGGTGCCCGCATCGCGGAGGAGATTCGCAACGAGGTAGCTGAGGGGGTGCGCCGTTTCCAGATGGCCCACGGTTTCCCCCCGGGATTGGCGGCGGTACTCATCGGCGACAACCCTGCCTCGGCCATCTATGTGCGCAACAAGCAGAGGGCCTGCCAAGAGGTGGGCATCTACACCGAGACTTTCACTTTGCCCACGATGGCCAGTATCCAGGAGACTCTGGCTCTCATCCAGCGCCTGAACGGTGATGCCCGCTTCCACGGCATCCTCGTCCAACTGCCACTGCCGCCCCATCTGGACGAGCGCAAAGTTTTGGAAGCCATAGACCCGAAAAAGGATATTGACGGCCTGCACCCCTTCAATGCGGGGCGTCTGCTGGCGGGCACGCCGGTGTTTGTGCCCTGCACGCCGGCCGGGATTCAGGAACTCCTCCTGCGGAGTGGATATAGCCCCGAGGGCCAGCACGTGGTCATCTGCGGGCGCAGTAACATCGTGGGCAAGCCCCTGGCTGTCTTGCTGATGCAGAAGACGAAGGGGGCCAACGCCACGGTAACCCTGTGCCACACAGGCACCCGCGACCTGCCCGCCATTACCCGTCAAGCGGATATCTTGGTGGCTGCCATCGGCCAGCCCCGCTTCATCAAGGCTTATATGGTCAAGCCGGGGGCGGTGGTGGTGGATGTGGGCATCAATCGTGTGCCCTCACCGAGCCAGCCGGGGCGGAGCATCCTGGTGGGGGATGTGGACTTTGAGGGGGTGGCGGAGCGCGCCGAGGCGATAACTCCCGTGCCGGGGGGTGTCGGCCCCCTCACCGTTGCTATGCTATTAGTGAACACCCTGAAGGCAGCGCGCTTGGCGGTGCACGGGGAGGTGTAGAACCTGCAATGGCTTCCTTGGAGCCTTTGGCCCGTCTGCTCCTGTTGGCAGGCATCGCTTTAGTGGTATTTGGGGGGCTCCTCTACCTGGTGGCCAAGGGCGGGGTGCCTTTTGTGGGGCGCTTGCCCGGCGACTTTTTCGTGCAGAAGGGGCGGTTCACCTTCTACTTCCCTTTGGCCACCTCCCTTTTGGTGAGCCTCCTATTGACCCTGGTGCTGACCCTGGTGGTTCGGTTTCTGGCCCGCTAATGCGCACCAGCGAATTTGATTACTACCTCCCGCCCCACCTGATTGCCCAGGAGCCTGTGGAGCCCCGTGACCACTCCCGTCTGATGGTGGTGGAGCGGGCGACGGGGCGCATCCGCCATCGGCGTTACTTTTACGAGATCGCCGAGGAACTGGCCCCTGGCGACTTGCTGGTGTTTAACGACACACGGGTAGTGCCGGCCCGCTTGTACGGCAAAAGGGCCGATACTGGGGGGGCGGTGGAGCTGCTCCTGTTACAGCGTCTGGAGCCGGGGCGCTGGCACGCCATCGGCCGCCCGGGACGCCATCTGCGCCCGGGGGCTCTGCTCCTGTTCGGGGAGGGGGAGCACCACGTGCGCGTTACAGTGCAAAAAGATGTGGGGGAGGGAGTGCGGGAGGTGCTCCTGGAGGGGGAGGAGTATCTGGAGCAGGTGGGCCGGGTGCCCTTGCCTCCCTACATCCACAAGCCTTTGACCGACCCCGAGCGCTACCAAACGGTATTCGCCCGTCAGCCGGGGAGTGTGGCGGCCCCCACGGCAGCTCTCCACTTCACTCCTACCCTCATGGAACGGCTCACCAGTAAAGGTGTGCACATCGCTTTTGTAACACTGCACATCGGCCTGGATACCTTCCGCCCGGTCCGCACCGAGAATCCCCGAGAGCACAAGCTGCACGGCGAACCCTTTACCCTTCCCCCTGAAACGGCACAGATTATTGCGAAAACTAAAGAAAACGGACGGCGCGTCGTGGCCGTAGGCACCACCGTCGTGCGGGTGTTGGAGCACGTGGCGACGGCCTACGGCCAGGTGCGCCCGGCCAGCGGGTGGGCAGACCTGTATATTTTACCGGGGTACCAGTTCAAGGTGGTGGATGCCCTCGTGACCAACTTTCACCTCCCTCGCACCACGTTGCTGATGCTGGTATGCGCGTTTGCGGGGCGCGATCTGGTTTTGCGGGCTTACCAGGAGGCGGTGCAGGAGGGGTATCGCTTCTACAGTTTCGGCGACGCCATGTTTTTGGACGGGGCCCCACAGGGTGCACCGCATCCTCTAGAAGGGGAGCACTGTCAGCCCCCGTAACAGCCCCGCTAGAATAAAAAGAGAGAACACCCCCAGGCTGTGGAGGCCTTATGCCCGAGACCATCTCTTACAGCGACTTGCGGCGCGGCACGGTGATTGAACTGGACGGGGAGCCGTATCAAGTGGTGGAATGGAAGCATGTGATTATGCAACAGCGCACCCCCGTTCTCTCCTTGAAACTGCGCCACCTCAAAACGGGACGCGTTTTGGAACGCAACCTCCCCGGCTACACCCGTCTGGTTCTGGCAGAGGTCGAGACCCGCGAATCCCAATACCTCTACTATGATGGGCACAACTATGTTTTTATGGATACCGAGACCTACGACCAATTCCCCCTCACTGCCGACCAGGTGGGAGAGGGTGTCCAATATATGAAGGAGGGTCTTCCCGTCAAAATTGTCTACTACCGGGGCCAGCCCGTTGCCCTGGAGCTTCCGAACTTCGTGGAACTGAAAGTAACTGAGACCTCTCCTGCCTTCAAGGGGGATACGGCCCAATCGGGACGCAAGCCCGCCACCTTGGAAACGGGCGCGGTCGTCAAAGTCCCCATGCACGTGAAGGTTGGGGACATCATCAAAGTGGACACCCGCACGGGTGAATATATCGAGACCGTGTCGTAGGGATTTTTGGACGGGGGAATGGCTTGCCCGTCTATACGGTCTCCCAAGTGGCCCGCTACCTCAAGGACACCTTGCAACGGGACGCTCTGCTCGGCGACTTATGGGTGCAGGGGGAGGTGTCCAACCTCCGCACCACCCCCACAGGCCACACCTTCTTCACTTTGAAAGACGCCACCGCAGCCCTGCGCTGTGTGGCCTTTAACCGCATCCTCGGAAGCCACCTGTTGGAAGACGGGCAGGAGGTGCTGGCTTACGGGCGTATCTCCTTTTACGAAGCGCGGGGTGATGTGAACTTTTATGTGGAAGTGGTTCGGCCTGTGGGAACGGGGGCGTTGGCCCTGGAGTTCGCCCGCCTGAAGAATCGCTTGGAAGCGGAGGGCCTCTTCGCTCGCAAGCGCCCCCTGCCCCCTTTCCCTCGGCGTATCGGCGTGGTTACTTCCCCGATGGGGGCGGTGTGGCACGATATCCAAACCACCATCCGCAAGCGCTACCCCATCGTGGAGCTGGTGCTGGCCCCTTGTCAGGTGCAAGGGGACGGTGCAGCGGACACTATCGTGGAGGCCTTAGAGGCCCTCGCCCGGGAGCCGGGTATAGACCTGGTCATTGTGGCGCGGGGTGGGGGGAGCCTGGAGGAGCTGTGGCCCTTCAACGAGGAGCGGGTGGCACGCGCCATCTTCCGCTGTCCTTTTCCGGTGATCACGGGGATCGGCCACGAGACCGATACCACAATTGCTGACCTGGTGGCAGACGTGCGCGCCCCTACGCCCACCGCCGCCGCCCAACAGGCTGTCCCCGACCGCACCGATTTGCTTCATCGCATAGACGCTTATTGGAAACGGGCGCAAGCCCTTTGGCACCGACGGCTCATCCAGGCCTCTCAGGGCCTGGAAGCCCTTACAGCGCGCCTGGTCCGTTGCGCACCCGATACGCACGCGCCCCGCCAGCAGGTGGACACCCTCCTGCGCCACGCGTACCGCGCTCTGGAGCGGTCGCTACGGTCCCGACGCATGGCTCTGAATGCCCTCATGGCGCGTCTGGAGGCTTTGAACCCTCGGCGCGTTTTGGAGCGGGGCTACGCCGTGGTTACACGTCGCGGGGAGAACCGCCCCATCACCCATCCCCGCCAGGTGGCGTCCGGGGATGCCCTGACAGTGTGGGTAATGGGGGGTGCCTTCGGGGCGCGGGCAGAGGGGTAACCCTGTATGCTATGATGAGCGTGCAAGAAAACAACCATGCCCCAGGAGAAGGCGCGCCCCGAGCCCCGCACCTTTGAGGAGGCCTTCGCCCGTCTGGAACGTATCGTCCAGCGTTTGGAGCAGGGCGACCTCTCTTTAGAGGAGAGCACCCAACTGTACGAGGAGGGAATTTCCCTGGCTCGCTTGTGTAACGAACTGCTCAACCGCGCCGAACTGCGCATCTCCCGCCTGCAAACCTCCTACGGGGAGCAGCTGCGCCTGGCCGAGGATTCCCCCACGCCCAATGACGAGGAGGAGGATGAAGCCCCACCCGATCAAGGCTGACTTCCATATGCACACGCGCTTCTCCCCCGATTCGCAGACCGCCCCCCAGCGTTTGGTGGCACGGTGCCAGGAGCGGGGGCTGAACCTGGTCGCCGTAACCGACCATAATACCATCGCGGGTGCACACGCGGTCGCCCGTATAGCCCCCTTCCCAGTGATCATCGGCGCGGAGGTGAAGACAGCGGATGGCGACCTGATCGGCCTTTTCCTTCAGGAGGAGGTGCCGAAGGGTCTTTCCGCTGTGGAGACGGCCAAGCGCATCAAGGCCCAGGGGGGGCTGGTCTTCCTCCCCCACCCCTACGATACTGTGCGCCGCTCCGTCATGCGCAAAAGTGTTCTGCCTGACCTCCTCCCCCTTGTGGATGCGGTGGAGGGGTTCAACGCGCGCAATGTGTTCAGCGGGGCCAATACTCGTGCCTTGACCCTGGCGCGGGAGCATCGCAAACCCATCGTGGCCGTGAGCGATGCGCATCATCCCCTGGAAATCGGGAAGACCTACACCCTTCTGCCCTTTTATGAGGGGACGCCGGAAAGCCTGCTGATGGCCCTGCGGGAGGCGGTGTTGGTCTGTCGCCCCTCGTCGCCCCTGGTGCATGGCCTGACGGTGTGGAGTAAGGTTCTCCGCC
Coding sequences within:
- a CDS encoding CocE/NonD family hydrolase encodes the protein MTEFVPPPQYEVFVAQNVRVPMRDGVHLACDIYFPARNGQPLPGPWPVVVERTPYNKSDPDRRERHGVFYAQQGYVAVLQDCRGCFASEGELFFLAQEAADGYDTLAWLVRQPWCNGKIGTFGTSYMAWTQMGLATQSPPGLACMLPNMGGWNAWTSSVRHNGAFELRFMAWAFWHAAINHNTALKSQAWVDQALARADFRDWLQRLPLRPGLSPLTLVPNYEKWLFAIYTQGDYNEFWKQPGFAIEEYLETFADVPVYLSGGWYDSYTRATLEAYQALAQAKKGPIKVIMGPWTHGERTLEVSFAGDVEFGEAAALPSVEAFRLRWLDRWVKGISNGAEDDPPVKIFVMGGGSGTKTREGRLEHGGRWRAEKEWPLARTRYTPFYFHPNGLLSPHRPQEERACTTYRFDPRDPVPTIGGNFSSLDYLKPLPPGVDLRLIPGSLRREPITPAGGYDQRTGPQFYGCKPPYLPLAARPDVLVFQTPPLERDVEVTGPMTARLWFSSTAVDTDVTVKLIDVYPPSASYPEGYALLLTDTILRCRYRNGKRGPAELMRPGEIYELVIPLYPTSNLFKAGHRIRVDISSSNFPRFDVNPNTGDPLGQERRWTVAENTLWHDTSRPSHVLLPIIPT
- the folD gene encoding bifunctional methylenetetrahydrofolate dehydrogenase/methenyltetrahydrofolate cyclohydrolase FolD, coding for MPARVLNGARIAEEIRNEVAEGVRRFQMAHGFPPGLAAVLIGDNPASAIYVRNKQRACQEVGIYTETFTLPTMASIQETLALIQRLNGDARFHGILVQLPLPPHLDERKVLEAIDPKKDIDGLHPFNAGRLLAGTPVFVPCTPAGIQELLLRSGYSPEGQHVVICGRSNIVGKPLAVLLMQKTKGANATVTLCHTGTRDLPAITRQADILVAAIGQPRFIKAYMVKPGAVVVDVGINRVPSPSQPGRSILVGDVDFEGVAERAEAITPVPGGVGPLTVAMLLVNTLKAARLAVHGEV
- a CDS encoding DUF2905 domain-containing protein; translation: MASLEPLARLLLLAGIALVVFGGLLYLVAKGGVPFVGRLPGDFFVQKGRFTFYFPLATSLLVSLLLTLVLTLVVRFLAR
- the queA gene encoding tRNA preQ1(34) S-adenosylmethionine ribosyltransferase-isomerase QueA — protein: MRTSEFDYYLPPHLIAQEPVEPRDHSRLMVVERATGRIRHRRYFYEIAEELAPGDLLVFNDTRVVPARLYGKRADTGGAVELLLLQRLEPGRWHAIGRPGRHLRPGALLLFGEGEHHVRVTVQKDVGEGVREVLLEGEEYLEQVGRVPLPPYIHKPLTDPERYQTVFARQPGSVAAPTAALHFTPTLMERLTSKGVHIAFVTLHIGLDTFRPVRTENPREHKLHGEPFTLPPETAQIIAKTKENGRRVVAVGTTVVRVLEHVATAYGQVRPASGWADLYILPGYQFKVVDALVTNFHLPRTTLLMLVCAFAGRDLVLRAYQEAVQEGYRFYSFGDAMFLDGAPQGAPHPLEGEHCQPP
- the efp gene encoding elongation factor P; protein product: MPETISYSDLRRGTVIELDGEPYQVVEWKHVIMQQRTPVLSLKLRHLKTGRVLERNLPGYTRLVLAEVETRESQYLYYDGHNYVFMDTETYDQFPLTADQVGEGVQYMKEGLPVKIVYYRGQPVALELPNFVELKVTETSPAFKGDTAQSGRKPATLETGAVVKVPMHVKVGDIIKVDTRTGEYIETVS
- the xseA gene encoding exodeoxyribonuclease VII large subunit: MPVYTVSQVARYLKDTLQRDALLGDLWVQGEVSNLRTTPTGHTFFTLKDATAALRCVAFNRILGSHLLEDGQEVLAYGRISFYEARGDVNFYVEVVRPVGTGALALEFARLKNRLEAEGLFARKRPLPPFPRRIGVVTSPMGAVWHDIQTTIRKRYPIVELVLAPCQVQGDGAADTIVEALEALAREPGIDLVIVARGGGSLEELWPFNEERVARAIFRCPFPVITGIGHETDTTIADLVADVRAPTPTAAAQQAVPDRTDLLHRIDAYWKRAQALWHRRLIQASQGLEALTARLVRCAPDTHAPRQQVDTLLRHAYRALERSLRSRRMALNALMARLEALNPRRVLERGYAVVTRRGENRPITHPRQVASGDALTVWVMGGAFGARAEG
- the xseB gene encoding exodeoxyribonuclease VII small subunit yields the protein MPQEKARPEPRTFEEAFARLERIVQRLEQGDLSLEESTQLYEEGISLARLCNELLNRAELRISRLQTSYGEQLRLAEDSPTPNDEEEDEAPPDQG
- a CDS encoding PHP domain-containing protein codes for the protein MKPHPIKADFHMHTRFSPDSQTAPQRLVARCQERGLNLVAVTDHNTIAGAHAVARIAPFPVIIGAEVKTADGDLIGLFLQEEVPKGLSAVETAKRIKAQGGLVFLPHPYDTVRRSVMRKSVLPDLLPLVDAVEGFNARNVFSGANTRALTLAREHRKPIVAVSDAHHPLEIGKTYTLLPFYEGTPESLLMALREAVLVCRPSSPLVHGLTVWSKVLRRLGVA